Proteins from a genomic interval of Chroococcidiopsis thermalis PCC 7203:
- a CDS encoding DNA polymerase III subunit gamma/tau: protein MSYEPLHHKYRPQTFADLVGQEAIATTLTHAIERQKIAPAYLFTGPRGTGKTSSARILAKSLNCLNSNKPTAQPCGVCVVCQGVAKGATLDVIEIDAASNTGVDNVRELIERAQFAPVQCRYKVYAIDECHMLSTAAFNALLKTLEEPPAHVVFVLATTDPQRVLPTIISRCQRFDFRRIPLDAMIGHLSAIAAKESIDITPEAIHLVASFAQGGLRDAESLLDQLSLLAGVVTVERIWDLVGSVAEPDLLEILQAIAQNQPEALLDAVRRIMDRGREPLTLLQNLAGFYRDLLVAKTAPNRNDLIAVTPATWDALCTQAKVWDISNILVGQQHLAKSEAQIKNTTQPRLWLEVSLLGLLPSASLREQGAGSRGKRAEGAEGAEGAIRNSTPHPTPQTPHPIPERTTHHAPLSNHQLTANNQQPTTNNYQPPTTNQQPTTTSTQESSLPNSEFQTPNSSNEEVWLQVLACLQPHSTQALLKQMGRLIQFEAGIARIGMKSPAWRDRAKAYVPNIKAAFLSAFGQEVQVQLELAAMPKEVREATLTVAKIAPANSSALETKNNNTNGTAPAIEYTTGVSMAQPAAPVSNSQSATAFQDGSAKTPISAAATGDPVTPTTSTPVGQLEISEFDIVVQRFAKSFNGEAIGDSTEFTSSTDISSISSATVPEWEDSDTAEDSDLDF from the coding sequence ATGTCTTACGAGCCGCTACACCATAAATATCGCCCTCAGACTTTTGCCGATTTGGTAGGTCAAGAGGCGATCGCGACTACATTAACTCATGCGATCGAGCGACAGAAAATCGCCCCTGCCTATTTATTTACGGGTCCGAGGGGGACGGGAAAAACCTCTAGCGCTCGGATTTTAGCAAAATCGCTGAACTGCCTCAATAGCAACAAACCAACAGCTCAACCCTGTGGTGTCTGTGTCGTGTGTCAAGGAGTTGCTAAAGGTGCGACTCTAGATGTGATTGAAATCGATGCTGCTAGTAACACGGGCGTAGATAATGTTAGAGAACTGATCGAACGCGCCCAATTTGCCCCCGTCCAGTGTCGTTACAAAGTGTACGCAATCGACGAATGCCACATGCTCAGTACGGCAGCGTTTAATGCCCTGCTGAAAACCTTAGAGGAACCACCAGCACACGTCGTATTTGTCCTAGCTACCACCGATCCCCAACGGGTATTACCAACAATTATTTCGCGCTGCCAAAGGTTTGATTTCCGCCGCATTCCGCTAGACGCGATGATAGGGCATTTAAGCGCGATCGCAGCTAAAGAAAGCATTGATATTACCCCAGAAGCCATACATTTAGTTGCATCCTTTGCCCAGGGGGGGTTGCGGGATGCCGAAAGTTTACTCGATCAGTTGAGCTTATTAGCTGGAGTCGTGACTGTAGAGCGAATTTGGGATTTAGTCGGTTCTGTTGCCGAGCCAGACTTGCTAGAAATTTTACAAGCGATCGCACAGAATCAACCAGAAGCATTACTCGATGCCGTGCGTCGAATTATGGATCGGGGTAGGGAACCGTTAACGCTGCTGCAAAACTTGGCAGGTTTCTATCGTGATTTACTTGTGGCTAAAACCGCGCCCAACCGTAACGATCTCATCGCCGTTACTCCTGCAACATGGGATGCGCTTTGCACGCAAGCTAAAGTTTGGGATATTTCTAATATCTTGGTAGGACAACAGCACTTAGCTAAAAGTGAAGCCCAAATCAAAAATACAACCCAGCCCCGCTTATGGCTAGAAGTCAGCTTATTGGGATTGTTGCCATCTGCTTCACTTAGGGAGCAGGGAGCAGGGAGCAGGGGCAAGAGAGCTGAGGGAGCTGAGGGAGCTGAGGGAGCAATTCGCAATTCAACTCCACACCCCACACCCCAGACCCCACACCCTATTCCTGAGCGTACCACGCATCACGCACCACTTTCTAACCACCAACTAACAGCCAACAACCAACAGCCAACAACCAACAACTACCAACCACCAACTACCAATCAACAACCAACAACTACCAGCACTCAAGAATCTTCACTTCCGAATTCCGAATTCCAAACTCCAAATTCTTCTAATGAGGAAGTTTGGCTTCAGGTACTTGCTTGCTTGCAACCGCACTCGACTCAAGCATTGCTCAAGCAAATGGGACGATTAATTCAATTTGAAGCTGGTATTGCTCGGATTGGCATGAAATCTCCAGCTTGGCGCGATCGTGCTAAAGCTTACGTGCCAAATATCAAAGCTGCTTTTCTCTCGGCATTCGGACAAGAAGTACAAGTACAGCTAGAATTAGCCGCGATGCCGAAGGAAGTTCGCGAGGCAACCTTGACTGTGGCTAAGATTGCTCCAGCTAATAGCAGCGCACTTGAAACGAAAAACAATAATACGAATGGCACTGCTCCCGCGATCGAGTATACAACTGGAGTAAGTATGGCTCAGCCAGCTGCTCCAGTCTCAAACTCCCAATCAGCAACCGCCTTTCAGGATGGCTCTGCGAAAACACCAATCTCAGCAGCCGCAACTGGAGATCCGGTGACTCCCACGACTTCCACTCCAGTCGGACAACTAGAAATTAGCGAGTTCGATATTGTAGTTCAACGCTTTGCTAAATCTTTCAATGGTGAGGCGATCGGTGACAGTACAGAATTTACCTCATCTACAGACATCAGCAGTATCTCATCTGCCACTGTTCCAGAGTGGGAAGATAGTGATACTGCCGAAGACTCCGATCTTGATTTTTAG
- a CDS encoding glycosyltransferase produces the protein MPANSWSENDSYDELDALSAFLSDLSDAEESVETLPATSLPSLFQGRRRKAAVVLVTIWSSTIALHLVSWGAWFVLGLTTLFGIHALRIVLARPRQQAELVSDEALATAPFISLLVAAKNEEAVIGNLVKILCNQDYPNDKYEVWVIDDDSTDNTPKILSQLEQEYDCLRVLHRQTGATGGKSGALNQVLPLTKGEILAVFDADARVTPDLLKQVLPLFAEKKVGAVQVRKAIANASENFWTLGQQAEMALDAYVQQQRLAVGGLGELRGNGQFVRRAALQRCGGWNEETITDDLDLTFRLHLDRWEIEFLPYPAVEEEGVTTALALWHQRNRWAEGGYQRYLDYWRPILSNRMGTQKTFDMFMYLLIQYLLPAAQVPDLFMAIARNRLPVFSPLTGLAMSMSMLWMYQGLKRFHPDGKLRLSTLLMLLLQTMRGTIYMFHWLVVMPSITARMSVRPKRLKWVKTVHQGKS, from the coding sequence ATGCCAGCCAATTCATGGTCTGAAAATGATTCATATGACGAACTAGACGCACTGAGCGCTTTCTTGTCAGACCTGTCAGATGCAGAAGAATCTGTAGAAACGTTGCCAGCAACGTCGCTGCCATCTCTGTTCCAAGGTCGCAGGCGCAAAGCCGCAGTTGTTTTAGTTACGATCTGGAGCAGTACTATTGCCCTGCATTTAGTTTCTTGGGGAGCATGGTTTGTACTTGGTCTAACTACGTTGTTTGGGATTCATGCCCTGCGGATAGTCTTAGCTCGACCGCGCCAGCAGGCAGAATTAGTTAGTGATGAAGCACTGGCAACGGCTCCTTTTATTTCCCTGCTTGTGGCAGCCAAGAACGAAGAAGCAGTAATCGGCAATCTTGTCAAAATACTTTGCAATCAAGATTATCCAAATGACAAGTACGAAGTTTGGGTGATAGACGATGATAGCACCGACAACACGCCAAAAATCCTATCACAACTGGAGCAGGAATACGACTGCTTGAGAGTATTGCATCGCCAGACTGGAGCAACTGGTGGCAAGTCAGGAGCGCTAAATCAAGTCTTGCCGCTGACTAAAGGTGAGATTTTAGCAGTATTTGATGCTGATGCTCGCGTGACTCCCGACCTACTCAAACAAGTTCTGCCTCTGTTTGCAGAAAAAAAGGTAGGAGCCGTACAAGTGCGCAAGGCGATCGCCAATGCCAGCGAAAATTTCTGGACGCTGGGACAGCAAGCTGAAATGGCTTTGGATGCCTACGTACAGCAGCAACGACTTGCAGTTGGCGGACTGGGTGAACTACGAGGGAACGGTCAATTCGTCCGTCGTGCAGCTTTGCAGCGCTGCGGTGGCTGGAATGAGGAGACAATCACCGATGACCTCGATTTGACATTCCGCTTGCACCTAGATCGGTGGGAAATTGAGTTTCTACCTTATCCAGCAGTGGAGGAAGAAGGTGTAACGACAGCACTTGCCCTATGGCATCAGCGTAATCGTTGGGCAGAAGGCGGCTATCAGCGATATTTAGACTACTGGCGACCGATCTTGAGCAACCGCATGGGAACTCAAAAAACCTTTGACATGTTCATGTATCTGCTAATTCAGTACTTATTACCCGCTGCCCAGGTTCCCGATTTGTTCATGGCGATCGCCCGCAATCGTTTGCCCGTATTTAGCCCGCTGACAGGTTTAGCCATGTCAATGTCTATGTTGTGGATGTATCAAGGGCTAAAGCGGTTTCATCCAGATGGAAAGCTGCGTTTATCAACGCTGTTGATGCTGCTACTTCAAACCATGCGCGGTACTATTTATATGTTTCACTGGTTAGTGGTGATGCCCAGTATCACTGCGAGAATGTCCGTTCGCCCTAAACGATTGAAATGGGTTAAAACTGTTCATCAGGGTAAGAGTTAG
- the cbiD gene encoding cobalt-precorrin-5B (C(1))-methyltransferase CbiD has translation MSPRSGYTLPVFACAAAVAALQQIKQGRSLDRVSIDLLEPPEIVEIAIEQVAELKPGMALAVTRSDPGDNLDITRNTPIWALVELGVGEKRAGGDKGDKGEGGDKGEGGDKGDKGDKGDNTNYQLPTTNYQLPTTTHPQNIIINGGEGIGRIVNDSSIPNSEFRIPNSPAIYAYAQRLLYANLERSLAPGETIQVTIILPEGRKLAERTSNSAFGVVDGLSLLGTTGISQPLSAPGQLDICREQLQTKARQFESLVFCVGENGLDLAPQLGIDRERLVKTANWLGSLLVEAGLQGVKEILLFGYHGKLLKLAGGIFHTHHHLADGRREILTAHCANLGLPTNVLQAIFACPTAEAALKYLRELDVRENSDWVSRVYETIASEIDRRSQEYIYNHSDRQVSVGTVLFDRDRQILVKSETATTILDHLC, from the coding sequence ATGTCACCCCGCTCTGGATACACCTTACCAGTATTCGCTTGTGCTGCGGCTGTAGCAGCTTTACAGCAGATCAAACAAGGGCGATCGCTCGATCGCGTTTCAATCGACTTACTCGAACCACCTGAAATTGTCGAAATTGCGATCGAACAAGTAGCCGAACTCAAGCCAGGGATGGCTTTAGCAGTTACCCGCAGCGATCCTGGGGATAATTTGGACATCACGCGCAATACCCCAATTTGGGCATTGGTAGAATTGGGAGTCGGGGAGAAGAGGGCTGGGGGAGACAAGGGAGACAAGGGAGAGGGGGGAGACAAGGGAGAGGGGGGAGACAAGGGAGACAAGGGAGACAAGGGAGACAACACCAACTACCAACTACCAACTACCAACTACCAACTACCAACTACCACGCACCCGCAAAATATCATCATCAATGGTGGGGAAGGAATCGGCAGGATAGTCAATGATTCTTCAATTCCGAATTCCGAATTCCGAATTCCGAATTCCCCGGCAATTTACGCCTATGCCCAAAGATTGCTGTACGCCAACTTAGAGCGATCGCTTGCTCCAGGGGAAACAATTCAAGTTACGATTATCCTTCCAGAAGGCAGAAAACTCGCGGAGCGGACTTCTAATTCTGCTTTTGGCGTGGTAGATGGACTCTCTTTGCTGGGGACGACAGGGATCTCTCAACCTTTGAGCGCCCCAGGACAGTTAGATATCTGTCGCGAACAATTACAAACAAAAGCACGACAGTTTGAAAGTTTGGTTTTTTGTGTGGGAGAAAATGGTCTAGACTTAGCACCTCAACTGGGGATCGATCGCGAACGGTTAGTTAAAACCGCAAATTGGCTGGGTTCTCTGCTAGTAGAGGCGGGATTGCAGGGAGTCAAAGAAATTTTGTTGTTCGGCTATCATGGTAAGCTGCTGAAACTCGCAGGTGGGATTTTTCACACGCACCACCACCTGGCTGATGGACGGCGCGAGATCCTCACGGCACACTGCGCCAATTTAGGCTTACCGACAAACGTTCTTCAGGCAATTTTTGCTTGTCCTACAGCGGAAGCCGCGCTGAAATATTTACGGGAATTGGATGTAAGAGAAAACAGCGACTGGGTAAGTCGAGTTTATGAAACGATCGCCTCAGAAATCGATCGACGTTCTCAGGAATATATCTACAATCACAGCGATCGCCAAGTTAGTGTTGGTACAGTTCTGTTTGACCGCGATCGTCAAATTTTAGTCAAAAGCGAAACTGCTACTACCATCCTGGATCACTTGTGTTAA
- the guaA gene encoding glutamine-hydrolyzing GMP synthase, translating into MPPQDTSLRRLARQTIVILDFGSQYSELIARRIRETQVYSEVISYRTSAEQLRLLNPKGIILSGGPNSVYDKGAPQCDPAIWHLGIPILGVCYGMQLMVNQLGGQVVRAERGEYGKAALRIDDPTDLLTNVEDGTTMWMSHGDSCVKLPEGFEILAHTENTSCAAIAEHNTKLYGVQFHPEVVHSIGGLALIRNFVYHICDCEPTWTTAAFVEESVREVRAKVGDKRVLLALSGGVDSSTLAFLLHRAIGDKLTCVFIDQGFMRKHEPERLVKLFREQFHIPVEYVNASDRFLAAIAGVTDPEEKRRRIGHEFISTFEESSKRLGPFDYLAQGTLYPDVIESADTNVDPKTGERVAVKIKSHHNVGGLPKDLRFKLVEPLRKLFKDEVRKVGRAIGLPEEIVQRQPFPGPGLAIRIIGEVTAERLEILRDADLIVRQEINRQGLYNDVWQAFAVLLPIRSVGVMGDQRTYAYPIVLRLVTSEDGMTADWARVPYDLLELISNRIVNEVKGVNRVVYDITSKPPGTIEWE; encoded by the coding sequence ATGCCGCCACAAGATACGTCACTCAGGCGGCTAGCTCGACAAACGATCGTGATTCTTGACTTCGGCTCTCAATATTCGGAATTGATTGCCCGTCGGATTCGCGAGACTCAAGTTTATTCTGAAGTGATCTCCTATCGCACCAGCGCCGAACAACTGCGCCTACTCAATCCTAAAGGAATTATCCTCTCAGGGGGACCCAATTCCGTGTATGACAAAGGTGCTCCGCAGTGCGATCCCGCAATTTGGCATTTGGGTATCCCTATCCTTGGCGTGTGCTATGGAATGCAGCTGATGGTAAATCAGTTAGGCGGGCAAGTCGTTCGCGCCGAACGGGGAGAATATGGTAAAGCAGCCTTGCGTATAGACGATCCCACGGACTTGCTGACCAACGTAGAAGATGGGACGACCATGTGGATGAGCCACGGGGATTCGTGCGTCAAGCTACCGGAAGGATTTGAAATTCTCGCCCATACAGAAAATACTAGCTGTGCGGCGATCGCCGAACACAATACAAAACTTTACGGCGTGCAGTTCCATCCAGAAGTCGTCCACTCAATCGGTGGTTTAGCATTGATCCGCAATTTTGTCTACCATATTTGCGACTGCGAACCAACTTGGACGACAGCGGCTTTTGTTGAAGAGTCAGTGCGAGAAGTACGGGCGAAAGTCGGTGATAAGCGAGTGTTGTTGGCACTTTCGGGTGGTGTAGATTCTTCTACCCTAGCTTTCTTGTTACATCGGGCGATCGGTGACAAACTGACTTGTGTATTCATCGATCAAGGCTTTATGCGCAAGCACGAACCGGAACGGTTGGTGAAGTTGTTTCGAGAACAGTTTCACATTCCGGTAGAGTATGTTAACGCTAGCGATCGCTTTTTAGCTGCGATCGCGGGTGTTACCGATCCCGAAGAAAAACGCCGTCGGATCGGACATGAATTTATCAGCACGTTTGAAGAAAGTTCCAAGCGTCTCGGACCCTTCGACTACCTCGCGCAAGGGACGCTTTACCCAGACGTGATCGAATCTGCCGATACTAACGTCGATCCCAAAACAGGCGAACGTGTCGCGGTGAAGATCAAGAGCCATCATAACGTCGGTGGTTTACCCAAAGACTTGAGATTCAAACTCGTCGAACCCCTCCGCAAACTCTTCAAAGACGAAGTACGTAAAGTCGGACGGGCGATCGGTTTACCGGAAGAAATTGTTCAGCGCCAGCCATTCCCTGGTCCTGGCTTAGCAATTCGGATTATTGGTGAAGTTACAGCCGAACGGTTGGAAATTCTCCGCGATGCAGATCTGATCGTCCGTCAAGAGATCAATCGGCAGGGTTTATACAATGACGTATGGCAAGCCTTTGCAGTCCTTTTACCAATTCGTAGCGTTGGTGTCATGGGCGATCAGCGTACTTATGCTTACCCAATTGTCCTACGCCTCGTTACTAGCGAAGATGGGATGACAGCGGATTGGGCAAGGGTTCCTTACGATTTGTTGGAATTAATTTCTAATCGGATCGTGAATGAAGTCAAGGGCGTAAATCGCGTCGTCTATGATATTACTTCTAAGCCACCTGGAACCATCGAGTGGGAATAG
- a CDS encoding winged helix-turn-helix transcriptional regulator → MQSRQYDYRYSCSVEATLDVIGGRWKGVILFHLMEGTKRFNELQRLVQGCTQRMLTLQLRELEKDGVVKRTVYAEVPPKVEYSLTEFGRSLEPILLMMRDWGDRYVSQLVEQKSKVKS, encoded by the coding sequence ATGCAAAGCAGACAATACGATTACCGCTACAGTTGCTCTGTAGAAGCAACATTAGATGTGATTGGTGGTCGATGGAAAGGCGTGATCCTATTTCATTTAATGGAGGGAACGAAGCGATTCAACGAACTCCAGCGTCTAGTACAAGGCTGCACTCAAAGAATGTTGACTTTGCAGTTACGCGAATTAGAAAAAGATGGTGTGGTTAAGCGTACCGTTTATGCTGAAGTGCCACCGAAAGTAGAATATTCTTTAACCGAATTCGGTCGCAGTTTAGAACCAATTTTACTGATGATGCGCGATTGGGGCGATCGCTATGTGAGTCAGTTGGTAGAGCAAAAGTCAAAAGTCAAAAGCTAA
- a CDS encoding zinc-dependent alcohol dehydrogenase family protein: MKAYEIQNDKPGLDALTLVERPQPQPKAKQVLVKMKAASLNYRDLLVAKGAYDPKSLKVIVPLSDGAGEVVAVGEGVTRVKVGDRVAGIFMQTFISGELTAEKANSALGGAIDGLLAEYVVFDEQGVVKIPAHLSYEEAATLPCAAVTAWNAMIVEGQLKAGDTVLLQGTGGVSLFGLQFAKMMGARVILTSSSDDKLDRAIQLGADVGINYKTTSDWDEKVEKLTDGRGVDLVVEVGGSGTLSKSLRAVRYGGKVAMIGVLTGIAGDVSTGSILFKHIRVQGIYVGSRDLFEDMNRSIKLHQMKPIIDRVFPFHEARAALAYLESGAHFGKVCISL, from the coding sequence ATGAAAGCATACGAAATTCAAAACGACAAGCCAGGTTTGGATGCTTTAACTTTAGTAGAACGCCCGCAACCGCAACCCAAAGCTAAACAAGTTTTGGTAAAAATGAAAGCTGCATCCCTCAATTACCGAGATTTACTAGTTGCAAAAGGAGCTTACGATCCCAAATCTCTCAAAGTAATAGTGCCGCTTTCTGATGGTGCGGGGGAAGTTGTCGCTGTGGGAGAAGGTGTGACGCGAGTGAAGGTAGGCGATCGCGTTGCAGGCATTTTCATGCAAACATTTATATCGGGAGAATTAACAGCAGAAAAAGCCAACTCTGCTCTTGGTGGTGCGATCGATGGTCTATTAGCAGAGTACGTTGTCTTTGACGAACAGGGAGTTGTCAAAATTCCCGCACACCTATCTTATGAAGAAGCTGCAACTTTACCTTGTGCTGCTGTTACAGCTTGGAATGCAATGATAGTAGAGGGACAACTTAAAGCAGGTGATACGGTGCTGCTACAAGGAACAGGTGGCGTATCGCTGTTTGGCTTGCAATTCGCAAAAATGATGGGCGCACGAGTTATTCTAACTAGCAGTAGCGATGACAAATTAGACCGTGCTATCCAGCTAGGCGCAGATGTAGGAATTAATTACAAAACTACGTCCGACTGGGATGAAAAAGTTGAGAAATTGACCGATGGTAGAGGTGTAGATCTAGTTGTAGAAGTTGGGGGATCGGGAACGCTGTCAAAATCCCTTCGTGCCGTGCGCTATGGCGGTAAGGTAGCGATGATTGGCGTGCTTACAGGTATTGCAGGAGATGTCAGCACTGGTTCAATCCTGTTCAAACATATCCGAGTCCAAGGTATTTATGTAGGCTCTCGCGATTTATTTGAAGACATGAATCGGAGTATTAAGCTGCATCAAATGAAACCGATTATAGATCGGGTCTTTCCATTCCACGAAGCCAGAGCAGCACTAGCCTATCTCGAAAGCGGCGCACACTTCGGCAAAGTCTGTATAAGCCTGTGA
- a CDS encoding phenylpyruvate tautomerase MIF-related protein, whose product MPLIKVQTSIATPAESDVEALLKSLSSMLAKHTGKPESYVMTAFEPGVPMTFAGTLDPVCYVEVKSVGAMKPEQTKAMSQDFCQQINQALGVDKNRIYIEFNDAKGYMWGWNSSTFG is encoded by the coding sequence ATGCCATTAATTAAAGTCCAAACTTCGATCGCGACTCCTGCTGAATCTGACGTGGAAGCGTTGCTGAAAAGCCTATCTTCCATGTTGGCAAAACATACAGGTAAACCAGAATCATACGTAATGACAGCGTTTGAACCTGGTGTACCGATGACTTTTGCTGGAACGTTAGATCCAGTTTGCTATGTAGAAGTAAAAAGCGTTGGAGCAATGAAGCCAGAGCAAACTAAGGCAATGAGTCAAGACTTTTGCCAGCAGATTAACCAGGCGCTGGGTGTAGACAAAAATCGCATCTACATTGAATTTAATGACGCGAAAGGTTACATGTGGGGCTGGAATAGCTCGACTTTTGGATAG
- a CDS encoding flavin reductase family protein, with the protein MLDEQAKKTMLRKIPHGLYVCGVKDGEDVNGFTASWIMQASFKPPLIVNCVKQDSKSHEMIKTSGVFAISFLDAEQKDIAQKFFQPQRRVGNKFDDIEFYLGETGCPILTDSLGYVECQVVGAVEKGDHTVYVGEVIAAGVHREGDALRLETTGWQYGG; encoded by the coding sequence TTGCTAGACGAACAAGCCAAGAAAACCATGTTGCGGAAGATTCCGCACGGACTTTATGTATGTGGTGTGAAAGATGGAGAAGACGTGAATGGCTTCACTGCTAGCTGGATCATGCAAGCTTCTTTCAAACCACCTTTAATAGTCAATTGTGTCAAACAAGACTCCAAATCCCACGAAATGATTAAAACCAGTGGGGTATTTGCTATCAGTTTTCTCGATGCCGAACAAAAAGACATTGCCCAAAAATTCTTTCAACCCCAACGACGAGTAGGCAACAAATTCGACGATATTGAGTTTTATCTCGGTGAAACGGGGTGTCCGATCTTGACTGACTCTTTAGGCTATGTCGAGTGTCAAGTTGTTGGCGCGGTGGAAAAAGGCGACCATACAGTTTATGTTGGCGAAGTCATCGCTGCTGGCGTTCACCGTGAAGGAGACGCGCTGCGCTTGGAGACAACTGGCTGGCAATATGGAGGCTAG
- the cobM gene encoding precorrin-4 C(11)-methyltransferase — protein sequence MSNTSESTIELNRTSIPTLAPGVYIVGAGPGDPELLTVKAQKLLMQGDVILYADSLVPRQILKMCRPEAEIIHTANKTLEDILPVMVERVRSHKSVIRLQSGDPSLYSAIHEQIQALAAAEIPFEVIPGISAFQAAAAKLNVELTVPGLVQTIILCRISGRTQVPEREELSSLAAHQASLCLYLAARHVESAQSQLLAHYPSETPVAICFRLGWEDERICVTTLDKMAETTHKENLIRTTLYVISPALGEVTARSRLYHPEHTHLFRPQQKLNP from the coding sequence ATGTCTAATACTTCTGAATCTACTATCGAGTTAAATCGCACATCAATTCCTACCCTCGCCCCAGGAGTATACATTGTAGGGGCAGGACCAGGCGATCCAGAACTTTTGACCGTTAAAGCCCAAAAGCTTTTAATGCAGGGAGATGTCATTCTTTATGCCGACTCCCTCGTACCGCGACAAATCTTAAAAATGTGCCGTCCAGAAGCAGAAATTATCCATACGGCAAATAAAACTTTAGAGGATATTTTACCCGTGATGGTGGAAAGGGTGCGATCGCATAAATCTGTGATCCGCCTGCAATCTGGAGATCCGAGTCTCTACAGCGCCATCCACGAACAAATACAAGCCCTCGCTGCCGCTGAAATTCCGTTTGAAGTCATTCCTGGGATCAGTGCCTTTCAAGCTGCTGCTGCCAAACTCAACGTTGAATTAACCGTCCCCGGACTCGTACAAACAATTATTCTTTGTCGCATTAGCGGACGCACGCAAGTTCCAGAAAGAGAAGAATTGTCATCCCTCGCCGCCCATCAAGCTAGTCTTTGCCTCTACCTCGCCGCCCGTCATGTAGAATCGGCACAAAGCCAATTATTGGCACACTACCCGTCAGAAACTCCCGTAGCAATTTGTTTTCGCTTGGGTTGGGAAGACGAAAGAATTTGTGTCACCACCCTTGACAAAATGGCAGAGACTACTCACAAAGAAAACCTAATTCGTACTACTCTTTACGTTATCAGTCCTGCACTAGGAGAAGTCACGGCAAGATCTCGCCTCTACCATCCCGAACATACCCACCTGTTTCGCCCTCAGCAAAAACTCAATCCATAA
- the lgt gene encoding prolipoprotein diacylglyceryl transferase, with amino-acid sequence MLPAIPDLPLAWQFASPGPILVQIGPLTLRWYGLLIASAVLIGVTLSQYLAKRRHVNPDIIGDVAIWLVVGAIPAARLYYVLFEWSNYANNPGKIFAIWEGGIAIHGAIIGGVIATLIFCRLRKISFWQVADLIAPSLILGQAIGRWGNFFNSEAFGSPTNLPWKLYIPPSNRPPGYGNFEYFHPTFLYESLWNLMVFGLLMYLFFRSLQGLRLKTGTLFLTYMVAYSLGRFWIEGLRTDSLMLGPLRMAQMVSLVGVGIGLLGLAWLYIYRRSLPDVAPPVTAPEPRIEVSKR; translated from the coding sequence ATGCTACCTGCGATTCCCGATTTGCCTTTGGCATGGCAATTTGCTTCTCCTGGACCAATTCTGGTACAAATTGGTCCTTTGACACTCCGATGGTATGGTCTGCTGATTGCCTCGGCTGTATTAATTGGAGTTACTCTATCGCAATATTTGGCTAAACGCCGTCACGTTAACCCCGATATTATTGGCGATGTAGCGATTTGGTTAGTCGTGGGAGCGATCCCTGCTGCCCGCTTGTACTATGTATTATTTGAGTGGTCGAACTATGCTAACAATCCAGGTAAGATCTTTGCGATCTGGGAGGGTGGAATTGCCATTCATGGTGCAATCATAGGTGGAGTTATCGCAACTTTAATCTTTTGTCGGTTACGCAAGATTTCTTTTTGGCAAGTAGCCGATCTGATTGCTCCTTCGCTGATTTTAGGACAGGCGATCGGACGGTGGGGAAATTTTTTCAATTCTGAAGCCTTTGGTAGCCCTACAAATTTACCTTGGAAACTCTATATTCCTCCTAGCAACCGTCCGCCTGGATACGGAAATTTTGAATACTTTCATCCTACGTTTCTCTACGAATCGTTATGGAATTTAATGGTATTCGGGCTCTTAATGTATTTGTTTTTCCGCAGCTTACAAGGATTGCGTTTGAAGACTGGCACGCTATTTTTAACCTACATGGTAGCTTATAGCTTAGGGCGCTTTTGGATTGAAGGATTGCGTACCGATAGTTTAATGCTAGGACCGTTGCGGATGGCTCAAATGGTGAGTCTAGTAGGAGTTGGCATCGGGTTATTAGGGCTTGCTTGGTTATATATTTATCGTCGTTCATTACCAGATGTTGCGCCTCCAGTTACAGCACCAGAACCAAGGATAGAAGTCTCCAAGCGCTGA